The following proteins are encoded in a genomic region of Bernardetia sp. MNP-M8:
- a CDS encoding Crp/Fnr family transcriptional regulator, which yields MIDLEKLNHYFGMFKGLGMQDLKDLFANTSLKTLEISDFFIKEGEQKKQIAYIKKGLMRVFSVDEKGDEITTAIRWEDQFITSYDVILYARPSRFYYQALEKTEILIIDYDLVQGIIAKNPKLEQGRLFFLHNVLKDSFARIESFTLYSPEERYIEFVKSKPNIVNRVPDKYIATILGMTPVSLSRIRKRIATKAQKK from the coding sequence ATGATAGACTTAGAAAAACTAAACCATTATTTTGGTATGTTTAAGGGCTTGGGAATGCAAGATTTGAAAGATTTATTTGCAAATACAAGCCTCAAAACACTTGAAATTTCTGATTTTTTTATAAAAGAAGGAGAACAAAAAAAACAAATTGCCTATATCAAAAAAGGGTTGATGCGTGTTTTTTCGGTTGATGAAAAAGGTGATGAAATAACAACTGCCATTCGGTGGGAAGATCAATTTATTACTTCGTATGATGTTATTCTGTATGCGCGTCCTTCTCGTTTTTATTATCAAGCCTTAGAAAAAACAGAGATTTTAATAATAGATTATGATTTGGTTCAAGGAATTATAGCCAAAAATCCAAAATTAGAACAAGGTAGATTATTTTTTTTGCACAATGTCCTCAAAGACTCTTTTGCAAGAATAGAATCATTTACACTCTATTCTCCTGAAGAACGTTATATAGAATTTGTCAAGTCAAAGCCCAACATTGTAAACCGAGTTCCTGATAAATATATTGCTACTATTTTGGGAATGACACCTGTTTCACTTTCCAGAATTCGAAAACGAATTGCTACGAAGGCTCAAAAAAAATAA
- a CDS encoding sterol desaturase family protein, producing the protein METQAFYFSPYVPLISNLVRYLIFAGLAFLIVYKLFSNEFYKNKIQSRFAQKKDFLREIKHSILSTLVFGIIGFGFIYSSLGEYSQIYATMSDFPLWWLPVSGFLVLVIQDTYFYWMHKTIHSPKLFKRIHRIHHQSINPSPWAAYSFHFVEAILEAVIIPITLFIIPVHPFVILAVTFISFWFSVYGHLGFEITPKWFRSSFLFEIMNTSVYHNLHHAKFKGNYGLYFRFWDRIMNTENPDYVKEFDRIQENRFEKNVSYILNLDSIHQK; encoded by the coding sequence ATGGAAACTCAAGCCTTTTATTTTTCGCCTTATGTACCTCTTATTAGCAATCTAGTTCGCTACTTAATTTTTGCAGGGTTAGCTTTTTTGATTGTCTATAAATTATTTTCTAATGAATTTTACAAGAATAAAATTCAAAGTCGTTTTGCCCAAAAGAAAGATTTTTTGAGAGAAATAAAACACTCTATTTTATCCACACTTGTTTTTGGAATTATTGGTTTTGGCTTTATTTATTCTTCCCTTGGAGAGTATTCACAGATTTATGCAACTATGTCTGATTTTCCGTTGTGGTGGTTGCCTGTGAGTGGTTTTTTGGTACTTGTGATTCAAGATACTTACTTTTATTGGATGCACAAAACGATTCATTCTCCCAAATTATTCAAGCGCATTCATCGCATTCATCATCAATCTATCAATCCTTCACCTTGGGCTGCTTATTCTTTTCACTTTGTAGAAGCTATTCTTGAAGCTGTGATTATTCCGATTACACTTTTTATTATTCCTGTTCATCCTTTTGTTATTCTTGCAGTTACTTTTATTTCTTTTTGGTTTAGTGTTTACGGACATTTAGGATTCGAAATTACTCCAAAATGGTTTAGAAGCTCATTTCTTTTTGAAATCATGAATACTTCGGTTTATCACAATCTTCATCATGCCAAATTCAAAGGAAATTATGGACTTTATTTTAGATTTTGGGATAGAATAATGAACACAGAAAATCCTGATTATGTAAAAGAATTTGATAGAATTCAAGAAAATCGTTTTGAAAAAAATGTATCCTATATTTTGAACTTGGATAGCATACATCAAAAGTAG
- a CDS encoding rhomboid family intramembrane serine protease, translating to MELRDRLQYEWSKSNNVVMRIIMINVAVYLLFATIVIISKFGGFPALQDFAIKALYLPADFMDVLYRPWTLITHAFTHSLGDTLHIIFNMLIFYWFGNIVVSEAGSNRLLGVYVWGIFAGATAFLMLYNLVPYFIAFKPHMAGAIGASAAVDAVVVAAATLLPNTKMRLLFFGEVSLKWIALAVVLMSFVSLAGGNAGGNMAHLGGALMGYLFVVQYRKGNDWSKPVVSFVTFFQNIFKRKPKMKAYRGGSAASDEAYNQQKQARAKKSTEEQNTIDEILDKISASGYESLTQKEKQILFQASKK from the coding sequence ATGGAATTACGAGATAGATTACAATATGAATGGAGTAAATCAAATAATGTAGTAATGCGAATCATTATGATAAATGTAGCTGTTTATCTATTATTTGCAACTATAGTAATTATTTCTAAATTTGGTGGTTTTCCTGCTTTACAAGATTTTGCTATAAAAGCATTATATCTACCAGCAGATTTTATGGACGTATTATATCGTCCTTGGACATTAATTACTCACGCATTTACCCATTCTTTAGGAGATACACTACATATTATTTTTAATATGTTGATATTCTATTGGTTTGGAAATATTGTTGTTTCAGAAGCAGGTTCTAATCGACTTCTAGGTGTTTATGTATGGGGAATATTTGCAGGAGCAACTGCATTTTTGATGTTATACAATTTAGTACCTTATTTTATTGCTTTCAAGCCTCACATGGCAGGAGCAATTGGTGCATCAGCAGCAGTTGATGCTGTAGTGGTAGCAGCAGCTACTTTACTTCCTAATACAAAAATGAGATTACTCTTTTTTGGAGAAGTGAGTTTAAAATGGATTGCTTTGGCTGTTGTTCTTATGTCTTTTGTATCATTAGCTGGTGGAAATGCAGGAGGCAATATGGCACACTTAGGAGGTGCTTTGATGGGTTATTTATTTGTGGTGCAATATAGAAAAGGAAATGATTGGAGCAAGCCTGTTGTGAGTTTTGTTACTTTCTTTCAGAATATTTTTAAAAGAAAACCTAAAATGAAGGCTTATAGAGGTGGAAGTGCTGCTAGTGATGAAGCATATAATCAACAAAAACAAGCACGAGCAAAAAAATCTACTGAAGAACAAAATACAATTGATGAAATTTTAGATAAAATTTCGGCTTCTGGTTATGAGTCGCTTACACAAAAAGAAAAGCAAATATTATTTCAAGCAAGCAAAAAGTAA
- a CDS encoding rhomboid family intramembrane serine protease produces MSKLTPVVKVLLILNIAIFALQYILQNYGIDLSEMFALRYFGAETFAPYQLVTHMFLHAGLWHILGNMYALYIFGPPLEEYFDSKRFLALYMIAGLGAAVLHVGVSAWEVQNMQIQVEEFKAHPTPAEFTSFMKGEGFYVYDRSAEIRSFINDFEENPTNQSYVSNATSLVDNIAYAKRNIQTVGASGAVFGILAAFGVVFANIKLVLLFPPIPIKAKYLVFGYALYEIYAIYQANPTDNVAHFAHIGGFIFGIILVKLWGKSDKPMRWN; encoded by the coding sequence ATGTCTAAACTAACACCTGTTGTAAAAGTATTATTGATTCTTAATATTGCTATTTTTGCTCTGCAATATATTTTACAGAATTATGGAATAGATTTATCTGAAATGTTTGCTTTACGTTATTTTGGAGCAGAAACATTTGCACCTTATCAGCTTGTTACACATATGTTTTTACACGCTGGTTTGTGGCATATTTTGGGAAATATGTATGCTCTTTATATTTTTGGACCTCCTTTGGAAGAATATTTTGACTCTAAACGCTTTCTTGCTTTATACATGATTGCAGGTTTGGGAGCTGCTGTTTTGCATGTGGGTGTAAGTGCTTGGGAAGTTCAGAATATGCAAATACAAGTAGAAGAGTTTAAAGCACATCCAACTCCTGCTGAATTCACATCATTTATGAAGGGAGAAGGTTTTTATGTCTATGACCGTTCTGCTGAAATACGAAGTTTTATAAATGACTTTGAAGAAAATCCGACTAATCAATCTTATGTTAGTAACGCAACAAGTTTGGTTGATAATATTGCTTATGCAAAACGAAATATTCAAACTGTTGGTGCATCAGGTGCAGTATTCGGTATTTTGGCAGCCTTTGGGGTTGTCTTTGCCAATATAAAATTAGTTTTACTTTTTCCACCTATTCCGATAAAAGCCAAATATTTAGTTTTTGGATATGCTTTGTATGAAATTTATGCTATTTATCAAGCCAATCCAACGGATAATGTAGCCCACTTTGCACACATTGGAGGCTTTATATTTGGAATTATTTTGGTTAAATTGTGGGGGAAAAGCGATAAACCGATGAGGTGGAATTAA
- a CDS encoding VTT domain-containing protein, translating to MSALLPILASTGITVLLLYFESELLLWNFWQWLFLYLGVSILMGFALMPTTLMAFLTGYFLGFEGTPLMIGSYLIASYTGYQLGLFLEGEKIHKNLLEKPKVSHFLTSLKEKSWKLIILVRLSPVLPFSVMNLVLSAIRFPMKMFLIGSFIGMMPRTLFAIYVGTRAQNLKSLIENETTSDFPYSEIIIVLLTVITIFGIGRMVRNSMKELNNDKLSNG from the coding sequence TTGTCAGCCTTATTACCCATTTTGGCAAGTACAGGCATTACGGTATTGCTTTTGTATTTTGAAAGTGAACTTCTACTATGGAATTTTTGGCAATGGCTTTTTCTATATTTGGGAGTTAGTATTTTGATGGGTTTTGCGCTTATGCCTACTACATTGATGGCTTTCTTGACAGGTTATTTTTTAGGCTTTGAAGGAACACCTTTGATGATTGGTTCTTATTTGATTGCTTCTTATACAGGTTATCAGTTGGGATTATTTTTGGAAGGTGAAAAAATTCATAAAAATCTATTAGAAAAGCCAAAAGTAAGCCATTTTTTGACTTCTTTGAAAGAAAAAAGCTGGAAATTGATTATTTTAGTAAGACTTTCGCCTGTCTTGCCTTTTTCAGTCATGAATTTGGTGCTTTCTGCCATTCGTTTTCCAATGAAGATGTTTTTGATAGGTTCTTTTATAGGAATGATGCCCAGAACTCTTTTTGCAATCTATGTAGGCACAAGAGCACAAAACCTAAAGAGTTTGATAGAAAATGAAACAACAAGTGACTTTCCGTATTCAGAAATAATAATTGTATTGCTAACTGTAATTACTATTTTTGGAATTGGTAGAATGGTAAGAAATTCAATGAAAGAGCTAAATAATGATAAGTTATCAAATGGTTGA
- a CDS encoding two-component regulator propeller domain-containing protein, with protein sequence MKSPIKASLFIFSIIRITHLVIFLSGLFFVLFPVFSFAQQTINLDSKKTLSQYIFRKWTTEEGLPSNAIIDIIQDQKGYIWIATHDGLARFDGAKFTPYTVKNTPIIRSHAIRSLLSDSKGNVWVGTQRGILKFENNEFSVPIEFNILNEYNIEAIYEDKNGIVWVGTSTNGIFYYQDEQFRPLKELRLYLQGAVASIFEKDDALYFTSLRGDIVRYKNQQISRIIDFEQTRGISFAKTINTTTWVGTENGLKLLQGDSLADSPYKKITAIKDASDILEDQNGFYWITSENGLYRFNKKTKLLEHYNEDQGLSSNILQKLLVDRDGNIWIAMFRGGLAQILDGKFVNISPSEGLCSNVIYSIVQFTPDKYLIAGESDSISILYGNTVRNAKLPLQLPSQRIRHLLFDRDSSLWISTYNGLVKITRENKHKIYGLNDGLLDDQVRMTFETKDSTLWIGTRRAGLFYLTNQDSFKTVSKNLASETIMSMAEDKTGNFIVGTKRGISFIENKQIVKQLWTQNGLASNIVFSIFVDDNNIIWLGTDSGLTRIKGEQITNYDASSGLCEGTVFDILEDREGYFWLPCNNGLMRIQTKQLNDFAEKKIDLVDCRFFNRTDGMKSDQMVGTGRGLVDLKGNVWFPTYSGVVHINPSSITKRKNESQPIFEKLETDEKTIYDFNKDISLEAGTQYLTIFFTAFDYTNSLSLDFKYRLDPFDKDWINSQNQRSASYTNLPPNEYRFEVITKKGDGTWNDENPAILNFVVKPHWYQRLGFQVGGVLGVILLFLLIYYLRNLQYKRNQIYLEKEVSNRTEEIVKQKSQLQIQKEELQDTVQRLNQTQIHLVQSEKMASLGQLTAGIAHEINNPINFVYAGVDALQTTLDELMELMFLYEEYEVLEKSENNTEQAQKENQQKKKEKFNQILELKTQIEFEELKEDLNQLVKDIRYGAHRTSEIVKGLRTFSRLDEVELRWADLHENIVATLVILRPQYKDHIEVVRNFDSGISQIECFPGKLNQVFTNIIANAIQAIDEKREKEDIKLPQKDKIIISTQKLSQEESPLNIKTAKVSIQDSGKGMSEETRQKIFEPFFTTKGVGKGTGLGLSISFGLIEKHQGKMEVESKMGEGTTFLIYLPIDRSEILSE encoded by the coding sequence GTGAAATCTCCTATAAAAGCATCTTTATTTATTTTTTCAATCATAAGAATTACTCATTTAGTAATTTTTTTGAGTGGTCTTTTTTTTGTGTTATTTCCTGTTTTTTCATTTGCTCAACAAACTATAAATCTTGATTCTAAAAAAACACTTTCTCAATATATTTTTAGAAAATGGACAACTGAAGAAGGATTACCTTCAAATGCTATTATAGATATTATTCAAGACCAAAAAGGATATATTTGGATAGCTACTCATGATGGGTTAGCTCGTTTTGATGGCGCAAAGTTTACCCCCTATACAGTCAAAAATACACCTATTATTCGCTCTCATGCTATTCGCTCACTTTTATCTGACTCAAAAGGAAATGTTTGGGTAGGAACACAGCGAGGGATTTTGAAATTTGAAAATAATGAATTTAGTGTTCCTATAGAGTTTAATATTTTAAATGAATACAATATTGAAGCAATTTATGAAGATAAAAATGGAATTGTTTGGGTAGGAACAAGTACAAACGGTATTTTTTATTATCAAGACGAACAGTTTAGACCTCTAAAAGAACTTCGCCTATATTTACAAGGAGCTGTGGCTTCTATTTTTGAAAAAGATGATGCACTTTACTTTACATCTCTTCGGGGTGATATAGTACGCTATAAAAACCAACAAATAAGCCGAATAATAGATTTTGAACAGACAAGAGGAATTTCATTTGCCAAAACAATCAATACAACTACATGGGTAGGAACAGAAAACGGGTTAAAACTATTACAAGGAGATTCTTTAGCTGATTCTCCTTACAAAAAAATAACGGCTATAAAAGATGCATCTGATATTTTGGAAGACCAAAATGGTTTTTATTGGATTACTTCTGAAAATGGATTATATCGTTTTAATAAAAAAACAAAATTACTAGAGCATTACAACGAAGATCAAGGTCTGTCTAGTAATATTCTACAAAAATTATTAGTGGATAGAGATGGTAATATTTGGATTGCTATGTTTAGAGGTGGACTTGCCCAGATTTTAGATGGAAAATTTGTTAATATTAGTCCTAGTGAAGGGCTTTGCTCTAATGTAATTTACTCTATTGTACAATTTACACCTGATAAATATCTTATTGCTGGAGAAAGTGATTCTATTTCTATTTTATATGGAAATACTGTCAGAAATGCAAAATTACCTTTACAGCTTCCAAGCCAGCGTATTCGTCACTTACTTTTTGATAGAGATTCTAGTCTTTGGATAAGCACCTATAATGGTCTTGTCAAAATTACACGAGAAAATAAACATAAAATTTACGGATTAAACGACGGACTTTTAGATGACCAAGTTCGTATGACTTTTGAAACAAAAGACTCTACTTTGTGGATAGGAACACGAAGAGCAGGGCTTTTTTATCTTACAAACCAAGACTCCTTCAAAACAGTAAGTAAAAACTTAGCTTCGGAAACCATTATGAGTATGGCAGAAGATAAAACAGGAAATTTTATTGTTGGAACTAAAAGAGGGATTTCTTTTATAGAAAACAAACAAATTGTTAAACAGCTTTGGACACAAAACGGACTCGCAAGTAACATTGTTTTTTCAATTTTTGTAGACGATAATAATATAATTTGGTTAGGAACAGATTCAGGACTTACACGCATAAAAGGAGAGCAAATTACAAATTATGATGCCAGTTCTGGATTGTGTGAAGGAACTGTTTTTGATATTTTAGAAGATAGAGAGGGTTATTTTTGGTTACCTTGTAATAATGGTTTAATGCGAATACAGACCAAACAACTCAATGATTTTGCAGAGAAAAAAATTGATTTGGTAGATTGTCGTTTTTTCAATCGAACAGATGGAATGAAAAGTGACCAAATGGTCGGCACAGGAAGAGGATTAGTAGATTTGAAAGGGAATGTTTGGTTTCCAACTTATAGTGGAGTTGTTCATATAAATCCATCTTCTATTACAAAAAGAAAAAATGAATCTCAACCTATTTTTGAAAAACTAGAAACTGATGAAAAAACTATTTATGATTTTAATAAAGATATTTCTTTAGAAGCAGGAACACAGTATTTGACTATTTTCTTTACAGCCTTTGATTATACAAACTCCCTTTCACTAGACTTTAAATATCGTCTTGATCCTTTTGATAAAGACTGGATAAATTCTCAAAATCAGCGTAGTGCATCTTATACCAACCTTCCTCCTAACGAATATCGTTTTGAAGTAATCACTAAAAAAGGAGATGGAACTTGGAATGATGAAAATCCTGCCATTCTAAATTTTGTAGTAAAACCTCATTGGTATCAACGATTAGGCTTTCAAGTAGGTGGTGTTTTGGGTGTGATTCTTCTTTTCTTACTTATTTATTATCTTAGAAATTTACAGTACAAACGAAATCAAATTTATTTAGAAAAAGAAGTTTCCAACCGAACAGAAGAAATTGTAAAACAAAAATCACAGCTTCAAATACAAAAAGAAGAGTTACAAGATACTGTTCAACGACTCAATCAAACCCAAATTCATTTGGTTCAATCTGAAAAAATGGCAAGTTTGGGACAGCTTACAGCAGGAATTGCCCATGAAATAAATAATCCCATAAATTTTGTTTATGCAGGAGTAGATGCTCTTCAAACTACCTTAGATGAACTTATGGAACTTATGTTTTTATATGAAGAATATGAAGTATTAGAAAAATCAGAGAATAATACAGAACAAGCTCAAAAAGAAAATCAACAAAAGAAAAAAGAAAAATTTAATCAAATATTAGAATTAAAAACTCAAATTGAATTTGAGGAATTAAAAGAAGATTTGAATCAACTTGTAAAAGATATTCGATATGGAGCACACCGAACTAGCGAAATTGTAAAAGGTCTGCGTACTTTTTCTAGGTTAGATGAAGTAGAACTTCGTTGGGCAGACTTACATGAAAATATTGTGGCTACACTTGTTATTTTGCGTCCTCAATACAAAGATCATATAGAAGTAGTCAGAAATTTTGATAGTGGTATTTCTCAAATAGAATGCTTCCCAGGTAAACTCAATCAAGTTTTTACAAATATTATTGCAAATGCTATTCAGGCAATAGATGAAAAAAGAGAAAAAGAAGATATTAAATTACCTCAAAAAGATAAAATCATTATTTCTACTCAAAAACTCTCCCAAGAAGAATCTCCTTTAAATATCAAAACAGCTAAAGTTTCTATTCAAGATTCTGGAAAAGGAATGAGTGAAGAAACACGTCAAAAGATTTTCGAACCTTTCTTTACTACAAAAGGAGTCGGAAAAGGAACAGGTTTAGGACTTTCTATTAGTTTTGGATTAATAGAAAAACATCAAGGAAAGATGGAGGTAGAAAGCAAAATGGGAGAAGGAACTACATTTTTGATTTATTTACCTATTGATAGAAGTGAAATTTTGAGTGAATAA
- a CDS encoding pyridoxamine 5'-phosphate oxidase family protein encodes MGEVKNLIDKKAISKMQEIVKDQRICMFATNLTEAPFSVCPMTAQEVSEDGHILFLSAADSDHNQKILLDPRVQLMFSKVSDSEFMSVYGKATISKNREKIDEIWDPLAKAWFPKGKDDPNLTIIEVFPEDAYYWDTKDGKIVSMLKIVASAMTGEQMDGGVEGHLTV; translated from the coding sequence ATGGGAGAAGTAAAAAATCTTATCGACAAGAAAGCTATCAGCAAAATGCAAGAAATTGTGAAAGACCAACGAATTTGCATGTTTGCTACCAATCTAACAGAAGCACCATTTTCAGTTTGTCCAATGACAGCACAAGAAGTATCAGAAGATGGGCATATTTTATTTTTGAGTGCAGCAGATAGCGACCACAATCAAAAAATATTATTAGACCCAAGAGTTCAACTTATGTTTTCAAAAGTTTCAGACAGCGAATTTATGAGCGTTTATGGAAAAGCAACCATTTCAAAAAACAGAGAAAAAATTGATGAAATTTGGGATCCGTTAGCAAAAGCATGGTTTCCAAAAGGAAAAGATGATCCAAATTTGACAATCATTGAAGTATTTCCAGAAGATGCCTATTATTGGGATACAAAAGATGGAAAAATTGTTTCTATGTTAAAAATTGTAGCTTCTGCAATGACAGGAGAGCAAATGGATGGTGGCGTAGAAGGACACTTGACAGTATAA